The Setaria italica strain Yugu1 chromosome VIII, Setaria_italica_v2.0, whole genome shotgun sequence genome includes the window ATCAATCACTGATCTTCGTATTTATTGATTTACTTTCCTCTAGGAACgggccacttttttttttttgaaagatccgGTACCATCACCGGCATTCAAACGTGATACATTATAGCTACACATATATAGTGACATTTTTTGATCTTGTTTTAAAAGTAGTGAGAAGAAAACACGAGGTTGAAACCCATGTGTATTTTCTCAAAAAGTTCCAACCGAACTGTAATATTGTGTTATGCCGATCTCGAGTTATTACCAATCTATGTAAAATTACAGATTTTGTTAGCCAGAGGTTAAAAAGTCTGACTTCGGAAAAATATAGATGGAGTAATATATTTGTGTTTGGATTAAGTACTAGAAGTTGAAGTAATAAATCACTTGCACATTCTCTACTCGTCGACCAGCATTACCAAGCGCAAGCTTAATAAGACAGTACAGGACCCATAGGAGCTACCTCGTTCTTTCTCCATTTGAGCAACAGTCTAAAGACTCATTGTATTGATGTACGTATCTTCTTAAGCAAATCGTCCAGTTAGATACTGTGTACACTAACGCAAAAACATCGGGTTAGTTTTGAAGCGCTAATCAATTACTGGTAGAGGTAGTAGCTAGCCTAATTACCCAGTGCCACGAAACGCATATCTCCGTGGAACGGAAACACCCGCCGGCACGCATGACGCATCGATCCATCGATCGACCTCCATTTAAAATTAAAACCTTGTCCGGACGGCCGAAAGCGCAAGAGAAGCATCTCCTTCACAAGCGTGCTCTGCGATTCCTCTTTGATGGCTCCTACTACCTCTACCAGTAGCAGCTACAGCTGCCCGTGTACAGTGCGCCACACGCAACGCCTGTGAGCAACACGCGGCGGGCTCCCATTGGCCGACGCGGCCTATTTAGGCAGCCGCGCACTCCGGCGAGTGTCCTCGTGACGTTCGACACCGCACGCGCGCCATGGCCAGCAGCTTCTCCAGCTCGAGAAACAACACCAACGGCGGCGACATGGCGACGGCGCTAGTGCCACTCATCCTCCTCGCGACGACgttgacggcggcggtggcggcagcagggACGACCCCGCCGTTCTCGTGCGGCCCGTCGTCGGCGGAGGCGTCGCAGGGGTACGCGTTCTGCGACACGACGCTGGGCCCGGCCCAGCGCGCGGCGGACCTAGTGTCCCGGCTGACGCCCGCGGAGAAGGTTGCGCAGCTGGGCGACGTGGCGCCGGGGGTGCCGCGGCTGGGCGTCCCGGGGTACAAGTGGTGGAACGAGGCGCTGCACGGGCTCGCCACCTCCGGCAAGGGGCTCCACTTCGACGCCGTGGGCGGCGTCCGTGCCGCCACCAGCTTCCCCCAGGtgctcctcaccgccgccgccttcgacgACGACCTCTGGCTCCGCATCGGCCAGGTACGTATTCGTACGCGTCCAGCATTTTGCGATCTTTGCGTTGCATTGCTTGCGACAAtgtgccggccggcggcggcatgggcaCACGAGCACGCTGGCACTCATGGCTTTGCCATACGGGGTGGGGTGCCGCGCGATCGATTGGTTTCGGTGGCATGGGCACATGCGTCGTCCACCAACCACCACGATCGATCGGTGCCCATGCCCATCCAtgcacgcgccggcgccgcgagcTTTGAGCTTTTTTGCTGGTGCCATCCGTGACACGCTTGGGAACGGACAAAAGCAATGCTATTTAGTGAGGTTATTACTGGGCCTCGCTAATTTAATTTCTGTCCAATGGAATATCTGATCCATCGCTACGTCTGACATTGATGGGGAATTGCCGAATTGATAAATTTGAGCTGGTATGTACCACAGCATGATGACTTCGTTCGAGAGGGCAAGTCGTGAATTAGGCACAAATTTGGTATGGAAACGTTGGAACCCGGCCAAACTTCATACTGGCTAGCTAGCTAATTTCGAACCGGCTCCTTTCTGTACTCTCCCAAACCAAACCGTTAGCCCATTGACGTCGTAGTTTCTTTCGCGGCTGAGGGCTTGTTTGGGTTCACTTATTTCTCCTAAAGGGCAAATGGTTTAACAACCTAGCCCAAAAGAGAAACCCAAGTCCAGACAAATTAAAGGGACCAGCACGTGAACACGGACGCATGTCCGGCCCGTGCCAAAAGGAGCCGATCGATCGCAGAATGTTTGTGTAGAAAAAGGTAGCGCCTTTTTTCCCTCCGGGACGCTTcacgtgtgtgtgtgagagCGATCGCGGGGCAGGCTCATCTGAATGTCCAGATCACGGTCGTTTGGATTCTACTGCCGAACTGGCTACCTTTTCGTTGATCGTTCGCCGTGGGTACGGCGTGTCCACCCGTGCTATAGCTTCAGCTGCAGATCAGGATGATCCGATCTGAGGGCCTTATTTGTGGTCCTATATCTTCTGCTTTTTAGAAGTATTTTTGTGAGGTTCAGCATCTCGCATCCTGTAATTAAACACAAGCCCTGACATAGATTGAAGATCATGAAATTACTTCCAATTAGAGCTGGTAAACAAATAATGGAACTTGCATTCTACATTCAAATGAAATTCGCACTTGTCTCGGCTCGGCAACTCGCAAATGCAGTGCGAATTCATTTAGTTCACCAGCTTCAACAATCAGATAGGGCAGAAAAGTGTTGCACCATAGCGCAGTACCTTTGAATCCCACACTAATGCGGTAACAATGAACAAAATTTGCAAAAAGGGTCTCAGCATGTGGTCAGTCACCAAGAGAATGTGTCCCAACCATGTCTTACTAGCAACACCTTCTTGTCACCTTATGTTATCCATGTACTCCATAGATTTTTTGCCTGCCATGTGAAACTCATCTCATGAATGTGGTCGCTTGCTGACGTGCACGCGCGCAGGCGATCGGCCGGGAGGCCCGGGCGCTGTTCAACGTCGGCCAGGCGGAGGGCCTCACCATCTGGTCCCCGAACGTCAACATCTTCCGCGACCCGAGGTGGGGCCGCGGCCAGGAGACCCCCGGCGAGGACCCCGCCGTCGCCAGCCGCTACGCCGCCGCCTTCGTCCGGGGCATCCAGGGGAACGTCAGCTCCCTCCTGCAGACCTCCGCGTGCTGCAAGCACGCCACGGCCTACGACCTTGAGAACTGGAACGGCGTGCAGCGCTACAGCTTCGTGGCCCGCGTCACGGCGCAGGACCTCGAGGATACCTTCAACCCGCCTTTCCGGAGCTgcgtcgccgacggcggcgccagcTGCGTCATGTGCGCCTACACCGCCGTCAACGGTGTCCCGTCCTGCGCCGACGCCGGCCTGCTCACGGGCACCGTCAGGGGCGACTGGGGCCTCGACGGTTACGTCGCCTCCGACTGCGACGCTGTCGCCATCATGCGCGACGCCCAGCGGTACGCCGCCTCGCCAGaggacgccgtcgccgtctcccTCAAGGCCGGTGCGTTTCGTCGATCACCTCTTGGCTTGGCTCCCATGCCTCCTCTGCTCGTGTCCTCTGCTTGACCACTCTGTTTTCTCAGGACTGGACATCGACTGCGGGTCCTACGTCCAGCAGCACGCCACGGCGTCGATCCAGCAGGGCAAGCTGACGGATCAGGACGTCGACAGGGCGCTCACCAACCTCTTCGCCGTCCGGATGCGGCTGGGCCACTTCGACGGCGACCCCAGGGCCAACGGGTACGGCGCCCTCGGCGCCGCGGACATCTGCACGCCGGCGCACCGGAGCCTCGCGCTCGAGGCGGCGCAGGACGGCATCGTCCTGCTCAAGAACGACGGCGGGATCCTCCCGCTCGACCGGTCCACggtggcctccgccgccgccatcggccCCAACGCCGACGACGGCCGGGCCCTCATCGCCAACTACTTCGGCCCGCCGTGCGAGTCCACCACGCCGCTCAAGGGGCTCCAGAGCTACGTGGGCGACGTGAGGTTCCTGGCTGGGTGCGGCACAGCGGCGTGCGACACCGCCGCGACAgaccaggcggcggcgctggcagcCTCCGCAGACCAGGTGTTCCTCTTTATGGGGCTGAGCCAGCAGCAGGAGAGCGAGGGGAAGGACCGGACCAGCCTGCTCCTCCCGGGGATGCAGCAGAGCCTCgtcaccgccgtcgccgacgcggCGAAGCGCCCGGTGATCCTCGTGCTCCTCTCCGGCGGCCCCGTGGACGTCACGTTCGCGCAGTCCAACCCCAATATCGGTGCAATCTTGTGGGCAGGCTACCCCGGCCAGGCCGGCGGGCTCGCCATTGCCAGAATCCTCTTCGGCGACCACAACCCCAGCGGGAGGCTGCCGGTGACGTGGTACCCGGAGGAGTTCACCAAGATCCCCATGACAGACATGCGGATGCGAGCCGACCCGGCCACAGGCTACCCCGGCCGGAGCTACCGCTTCTACCAGGGCAACACCGTCTACAAGTTCGGCTACGGGCTCAGCTACTCCAGTTTCTCCCGCAAGCTAGTCTCCGGGGCCAATATGCCGGCGATCCCCACCACCGTCCTCGCTGGCCTAAGGGAGATGATGGCAGGGGAAGATGGCACGAGCTACCATGTCGACGCCATCGGTGCCGACGGGTGTGAGCAGCTGAAGTTTCCGGCCGCCGTAGAGGTGCAGAACCACGGCCCCATGGACGGCAAGCACTCGGTACTCATGTTCCTCCGGTGGTCCAACGcgaccgccggccggccggcgaggcaGCTGACCGGATTCAGGAGCAAGCATCTCAAGGCAGGGGAGAAGGCCAACCTCAGGTTCGACGTCAGTCCCTGTGAGCATTTCAGCAGGGTGAGGGAGGATGGAAAGAAAGTGATCGATAGAGGGTCTCACTTTCTCATGGTTGACGACCATGAGATGGAGATCACGTTTGAGGCTTGAGTTTTAGATGGCAGGGAACAAGTACCATTCTTTCAGAGTATGATTTATGTCTTCATTGATCATTCATGCCATAGAAAGTGAAGGAAAATGTTTACGATTTACCACATAGTAAATTCCTTGTGAAATCTGAATACAAACGTAGAAATACTATGAAGAAGAGTAGTCAACGATGGCCCAAGCAAGCACAGAACTCCCTCGTTTCTctgcataaaaaaaattctttagtTTTTGGGTAACGTGATCTTTGCCCGGTACTAATTAAAACTCACACTTTTAGTACTCACATGACGGTACCTGTTGCGAAACTGGTACTAAGAGAGATCTAAATCCAATACTAAGAGTCATATCTCCGGTAGCGAAAACTGAGTAATAATAGTGTATGCATAGGTTATAATGTGATATATAACAACCAGATAAGTTTAGAACTATAGATAGCATATGCTTGAGCCGCATCATTATTCTTTATTCTACTTTCAACTGAAATCTTCAATAATATGTTGATAATCAATCTTGCCTAGCATgtttgttgacgctcgttattaaCACACTTTTAGAGCTACTTAAATAGTGTTTTCaggcatattcttatactaacccgccacttggcacctggaataaccccatattcgcatacgtgttgtgttttggatcaTATTGTAAAAATACAGGAAATACGATATAAATGAAGGGTTGTTCTACAAGTTAGATTTAGGCACgtactttggatattggaaggcccaaacacgaacattgaactGCAGGCCCGCAGGAATAGCTGAAACTTGCAtgggccatatcttcctcatccaaaCTACGATTGAGGCGAATTTACATGGATAATTGCACggctcgacgagatctacaacttttgtatgaagTAATCGGGCATTGGAGGCCAAAAGAGGTGGGCCAATCGGACTACAAGGGTCCAGGATGATCGACCTAGCCCGTTTTCAGCCCCGATCGTGGTCCCCTTTCACTAGGTGGAAGCCCACGATGTTCATAGGGTTATTTTCTAGATACTTAAGGACCCAACCAACGCCGCAAACTATAATTACCCAAGACATCCAACAAGGAGGAGAATCCCGACGAGTTTAGACCTAGCCACTGCTGCCACAAGATGAAAACAGGGATTAGATCAGATCACTGAGATGACTAACGCTGTGTGGGAGTCAGGTGGCATAAGGAAGCCCTTAGGCCGATCAACCTGAGgagccctaggccgatcggcctagggtgttcCTACACCCCCTCGCCGCCATCTTCGGTGACGACGTTCTCCAGAGTCTCCTTCACCTCCTTTTGCGTCAATCTCTATACGACTGTGGGGTAAAGCCTCTGTTCATCACTACaattgtttggatccttgatatgtaactgctGCATATACATTATGCCTATCAATGCTTCATGGTCTATGTCGTTGTAATGCTTCATTCATATGTGTTCTGATTAGCATATATTCTTAGTAGAGTTTgtggtaatcgtggtgatttCCTTAACCCTGTGGACGCTTTGATGTAGATGTGTGAGCGAGGTTGTTAAGTACCCCTGTGTAGTGACGGTGTGCAGGAGGAAAAGAGTGGAGAAAGCACATAACCACTGTGAAGCTAGTGAAGGCAACACCCCTTTTATGTAGCAGatgcatattcatgtgaacctagatccCAGGGAGGGAACGCATATCTATCTTTGTTATATATCTTGTATCAAGCTTTGTTTCTTGTTCCTTGTTTAATTTAGATTGGTTTGTGTCTCTACACATCCCATATTATCTGATTTCGTTAGTaagattagtataaagtgagagcccCAACAtcccacttgttccacggattgataaccttgggggaatactttAAGGGAAAAgatacaactgatccgtgcacttgcggttcatgaattggcatgctaactgccatcaacaagcttttctagcgTTGTTGCTGAGGAACAAGTCAGTTTGCTATGCTTGATCTCTGTATTAATTTTGCTAACCCGCTAATACTTAACTCTCATGTagatctttttatttttatttttcttttcagtaCCTAGATGGATCTGTTCGTCTCATCAATGGAAAACGAAGAAATGTCACTAAGGGAATTAGCAATGCCATCATCTGAGGACTTTCAGATGCAAAAATCAAATTTGGAGCTTGCTACAACTCACTATAAATTGAGGCATGGAATCATCAAGTTGGTGACGACAAACCTTTTCAGAGGATTCGAGGAAAACAACCCATATAGATACATTGAGCGATTCACGACGATATGCAACATGGTGCAACAAGAAGGAGTTTCGGCTGCTTGGTTCAAGTGGAATCTTTTTCCATTCTCCCTTGAAGGTGAAGCGCGAAGATGGTATACACTTGCATCTATTGAAGTGAAGGGAAAATGGGACAAGCTCGCGAAGGAATTTTGCGTACAATATTTTCCCTTAAGTAAGGTCCAATATTTAAGGAGGCTAGTGATTTGCTTCAAGCAAGGAGAGGGCAAAGGAATTGATGAAGCTTGGAACCGATTTAAGGGACTGCTCAAGCAAGGCTTGAACTTGGGAATTTCTGGTGACATGATGttgcattcattttatttttcactaacccGTCACTCTATCCAATATGTAAGAATGTGTGTAGGAGGTAATTTCATGGAGAAACTAATTAGAGAAGCTACACAGACCTTACAAAGGATAAGTAATGCAGAGAGAGTGGAACGAGAATGGTAGAAACTCTGCCAGGAGGAGCAAAACAACAAAAGCAAGTCCACGATGCTTgctaaattttttgaaaaagatgaaCTAGAGCTTAAGAAAGATGAATCAACCATGCTAAAAATCAAAGAACCACTTCATGAGGTAAGAGAAGTCGTTACACATAATAAAACAACTGAAACTAACATGAATGCAGGCCAAAGTTTTGAGTAAGCTAGACCATTGGTAGAATTTGAACAACTTGATTGGATTCTAATTAATTTTGGCCATTTAGTCAGCAATGTATGACACAAGAAACAACGAAGCGAAGATAGGAAGATTGATGATATATTTGATCAAGAGATGAGTGTGGAGTCGATCCAAAAAATATTtcaggaagaagaacaggaaggaTGGATCGATCAAATTATATTTCAAAGATAGATGATGAAGCCTGAGAAGAACAAAACCATGATGAGCCCAAAAGGTCCCTCTCTACAGCATCATTCACACcagttgaagaagaagaattagagTCACTAGAAGAATTTGATTGGTTGATGCTAGACAAAGAGAGAATGATAATGAAGAGAAGCGTTGATCAGATAGGAATCACTCCCGACTTGAAGACAACTGAAGAAATATTTCAAGATCTCTTATCTAATAATTCTGGTGATATGACTAAAGTTTCAGAGGATAAATTTCAGAAAGCAAGAGCACACAATGTGAAGAATGAGTGGGAGAAAGATGACATAGAGAAAAGGCAAAAACTACCATGTGTTGGTCTATTTAACAATCacaaataaatccgcaagcacaTGGATATACCTTTCTAGCAATTAcacaagagtattcccaagggtatcgtatttcctaaaggaaggcgggtaggtcaaaaAGAGTTTAcgatgcatatgagtataccatagatggatagagataatactcaaggcaggggtaagatagatagatagatagatagtgtgacacacacaggaatcatctcaagataaatAAGATAGGGAGAAGgtctaagagttagctctaggttcatatgtccTTTCTATATACTgtacagatcatacaagcataacatacatacacaatTTATACAACTCAAGCCTATGCACCTAGGCACACACGGGGAGATAGTACCTGTACTGGTTCCGCCTAGAATAATTACTGCTAATTTTCAAACTCCTACAGCGTACCTGAACATgggggattacaaaggaccaataggttTGTCACCACCTGCGGCATAGCCCtagcaaactcatatccaatgaggctaagcaatccaagcaccatgcttgcattgtaaACAACACTCCAACCGACCCGAGCTATTGTGACAAGGGCTGAAGCTGCCATAGAAATGGCCAAAGAACCGATGTCGTAGCATAGATaaactaagctatacaaggtatatatgcacacaGAGTATAACGTGTAGCaaggtctcaaggcatacatggacatatataagcctatactacgatagcaagggtatatgactagcatcctagtgtataagcctagcacataAACATAGCAAAggtatatatctaactcatgcatatgagaaccaagcacaacactatataaagaagatgtatactttgaatagaataaagtgaacctaggaataaaagatacaagagccataccctagactccaaggagacctaGAACCtaaagtagagctactctagccctaactccactaacttggaaactaagagggagagagtgattcactagttgtgtgtgtgtcctagaatggagccctTCCCCTCATATTTGTAGGCTCCAAGAGGCGGTTCTGGAAGGAGATCTTTGGGGAATATCCCATAACCGACGTAGGGGAGTCATCACCAGTTGCCACATGGAAGCAAATCATGAGGGGAGCTAGAGGCAGTTCGGCCAATCCAAGGGTTCAGTCGAACCCCTGGTGGCCCCTCTTGCAACCGTCTTTGCACGGTAGTCTAACTTGTGAGCCCCAATGGCGGTTGTATGCGCTATCCGATGTATTGAGacggttgtggtagtttgtgggcccttaaatccatgggatgcactcGTGGCGACCTCCCATTGGCCAGAAccgtgtttcttggatccatagagggtGCTTTCCTCATCCTTTTGTGCTTGTTCACctacaaccaaatattctccaaggacaagtgaaactacattatttgaaaccaaatatgcatgtaagaaatgccaatcctcctttattcttgagtatattgatggtcattttggtacttaacgaccatCAACACCAGGCCATGTTCATGCCGATCAGCCAATATGCATTTTGCAGACCTGGAAGCTCCATCTGCACAGGTTTAAAGCTTGTGTGCTATTGAAGCTGAAACACCAGAGGATCAGGATATGGTAGTACTCAAAGATGAAGAAAAGGGTGAGTTTACAACAAATGGTCTTGATGACATGTGGCACATGGAAGATAATGAAGGCAATACAAAATActttgaagatgaagatgtAAGTGTGATCCCAAATAATGAATACTTCAAAGAAGAGGTGACTGCTAATATTGCTAATATTGCTAATGAACTGCATGTTCCACATGATGGAGAGCTGAAGGGAttgcaagatgatgatgaagaaccacCTCCAATTATTGAGATCAATCTACTTTCAACTCTAGTAGACGAACTAAAATCACTCTTGTTGAAAAAGCTCCAAGGTTACGGTACCCATTAAACTCTCAAGGTACTAttggttttgatgatgatatCTTGAAATACCTATGTTCAAACAATAGTACAAAAGACAGATTAAATTCTATTCCTTGCACCTATATTTATCATGTTGGTAGGCTAGAATTTCTTAAGTATGATAAAGAGGCAATGCTTTTATTTGAACTTATTGATTTTATGCTTTCAGAACCTTTGCCTTTTGTAGATCTTAGTGCTATGTAAGAAACATATGCTACATTTAATTTCATCATAATATTCTTTTGCAAATCAACTGTGGTTGTGATTATGGATGCTTATGTCTACAATAAGTTTTGCAAATCTCGATCTTGCTTTGCGCTTAGTCAAGCTAATGAACTTAAAAGAGAACTTGCCGGGAGATTTCCCAAATTTCACTAACCATGCAAGAACATTAGATAAGAATGATATGGAGAAGTCATGCCCGAAGAGTTGCAagttggatcatcaacatctcaggTTGAACATTGCTGTTGTGATCAATTTTCTACCATGATTAGAGATGTACAATAGAGGAAAATTAGATATTCAGAAGCCCCACTAAGTCTTATTTCCAAAGCATTAAGAATTACCAATTTTGGAGATCCGTACGAGAAGTTATGATAAAATTTTTCAACGATGCATGTTCTGAAATCACAGTTAAACACTGTGTGTTCTGAAATCAGTTCGGGACAGAATGCAGTTCCTGAGTAAAACAGATGTAACTCTTTCATCCGGAGTCTGTTTTGGGTGAATGACCACTTGTTGGAAAGGGAATTTGATGAACTTTGCAATGGGGTAGAAGTTTGGTACATGTTCTGTACTGGAAGAGGAGAAATTCAATGGAGAAGAGGCAGCAGCGAAGAATGATGAAAGAGATGATGATGTGAGAGAAAATAGCTTGGGCAAGTCTTCTAATGAGCCTAGATGATCATATACAGTATGGGAAATGAATGAGAGCTACATAAAGGACCATGCCTTTGCAACAAAAAGAAGATATGTGTGAAAGTCGAGCTCTATGCGATTTTCGGGAGGCAACCCGTTCTTTgagtttttgtttcttttaaataataaaaTGCATGGCACCACCTTATCATGATTAACTTGTGGCTAATTACTCTAAGTTTTGTTTCTAGACTATCATCATGTCTATGCTCATATTTACTTTTCTGCATGCATTGCGTTTTGTCATCATCATAATGTGTGGATCCTAACTATTTTACTAttgtttggtgtattgtttgTAGTTGTAGTATTGTGTTGTTTCAGCTGATTTGTTCGTTGTAGTATTGTGTTTTTTCAGCTGATTTGTTCATGCTGAGGAACGTCTCTGAGCAGTGGAGCATTGGGAAACGGGCAAGTGTCCTTGAACATCTTGCTATTTTGTTCCTATATTTTTATACACTATAATCACCTTTTTATTTATGCTTTCTGCATTAGTTGTCAAACTTTATGGGAAACCCTTTGTAGGATGTTTACTAGAAattttatgatcattccttgaTATCCCCCATAGAGGTTACCTTGCTATGGGTAGTTTTATGCTTAGCCTTGCTTTACATGGGATGGTTGGTTCTTAATTAATCATGACTAATTGAATTATGCAATGTGGGATGGTAATCTTTTTAGCAACCTGGAACCCTAGGCGGCTCAGACAAGTGGGAAAGATTTTTGGTTTTTGAGGAATGTTATGTTGGTTTTGTCTAAACCGAGCTTAAGGATTGATCTATGGAGCGACCACCCGGGACTCACAGTGCAACCACGAGAATCGGATGTGCAACGGTCTTGGCTGAGCAAGTTGGGTAATCCAGTGGCCAGCGTTGAGTGGGTATGGGGCATGCAGCACCTCAGATAGAAATGCGCGGCTCAGTGTACCACTGGTGCGCCGGTACAGGGCCTGAGGGTCAATGCGCGCTGGAGAACCAACAAAATGCCTCATAGTGTTTCCCTCCAACTCAGCTCGGAAGTGTTTAAGGGTCTGTACAACAatcgtgctcacggtcaagagcggcctggaccctcacatggtTAGCTGGTTTGGGTGGATCACAGAGCGGTATCTGTGGTTTGGGTTTAGCTATTAGTGGGTTAACCTTAAGTTGGTTTTGGCTGGGAAGCCTTACAATGATAATCTTTTTAGGTGCTTAATTAATACTTTACCAACTAAAACTTGAGCTTCGCAGTCCACTGAATAAAGCCTTCCTTGCTTTAGCCTACATGATGTTTATATAATTCCCTCCACTTGCAGGGTACACACCTCCAGGTGTACTTACGGTTTTCCTTTCAACCCCTGCTGTTCTCCCCCAAATGCTGCTCAGATAGAGGAGGCCATGAAGATAGAGAAGCCTGTGAAGACATGGAGTTCTAGGTTGGCATGTCCCCGGTTGACGTTCGTGTGGAAGATGGTGCCTACTCCACTGCCATAGTATACGATAATGTAATCTTCTGTTTTAGACCCTCTGGTCATTTTGTAAATATTAACACTTATAATTATATTGTTGTgatattcactgatgatgtcacttTATGCATGAAAAATTAATCTTTTGCATGCATAAAGGGTGCGctcggttttgt containing:
- the LOC101758748 gene encoding probable beta-D-xylosidase 7 is translated as MASSFSSSRNNTNGGDMATALVPLILLATTLTAAVAAAGTTPPFSCGPSSAEASQGYAFCDTTLGPAQRAADLVSRLTPAEKVAQLGDVAPGVPRLGVPGYKWWNEALHGLATSGKGLHFDAVGGVRAATSFPQVLLTAAAFDDDLWLRIGQAIGREARALFNVGQAEGLTIWSPNVNIFRDPRWGRGQETPGEDPAVASRYAAAFVRGIQGNVSSLLQTSACCKHATAYDLENWNGVQRYSFVARVTAQDLEDTFNPPFRSCVADGGASCVMCAYTAVNGVPSCADAGLLTGTVRGDWGLDGYVASDCDAVAIMRDAQRYAASPEDAVAVSLKAGLDIDCGSYVQQHATASIQQGKLTDQDVDRALTNLFAVRMRLGHFDGDPRANGYGALGAADICTPAHRSLALEAAQDGIVLLKNDGGILPLDRSTVASAAAIGPNADDGRALIANYFGPPCESTTPLKGLQSYVGDVRFLAGCGTAACDTAATDQAAALAASADQVFLFMGLSQQQESEGKDRTSLLLPGMQQSLVTAVADAAKRPVILVLLSGGPVDVTFAQSNPNIGAILWAGYPGQAGGLAIARILFGDHNPSGRLPVTWYPEEFTKIPMTDMRMRADPATGYPGRSYRFYQGNTVYKFGYGLSYSSFSRKLVSGANMPAIPTTVLAGLREMMAGEDGTSYHVDAIGADGCEQLKFPAAVEVQNHGPMDGKHSVLMFLRWSNATAGRPARQLTGFRSKHLKAGEKANLRFDVSPCEHFSRVREDGKKVIDRGSHFLMVDDHEMEITFEA